A section of the Drosophila sechellia strain sech25 chromosome 3L, ASM438219v1, whole genome shotgun sequence genome encodes:
- the LOC6610350 gene encoding TOX high mobility group box family member 4-B isoform X1, with product MNQFHTPSFGDEVFELTDTPAESQSPSQASRRMLSLDQSMLNDDDEENCDTYASGGGQNLLVQPEQQQQNQAMAQAPSKPLAPFALFFRDTVTAIKQQNPSCSLEQMQVIVQTMWESLDETQKNVYALRHEQEKREYVRLMRGYRHQLSESEAASESEAPPPVAPNQPAPLVTTKLGSVEDLQQSVDAQQEPPPDQIQLLTEAARVQKCTREQCNKPAIINPDWEDEYCSNECVVIHCRNVFNHWVISMNS from the exons ATGAATCAGTTCCATACTCCTTCATTCGGCGACGAGGTGTTTGAGCTGACCGACACGCCGGCGGAGAGCCAGAGCCCCAGCCAAGCC TCGCGGAGAATGCTTAGCCTGGATCAATCCATGTTGAACGACGATGACGAGGAGAATTGCGACACATATGCCAGCGGCGGCGGTCAGAACTTGCTGGTTCagccggagcagcagcagcagaaccaGGCCATGGCGCAGGCACCTTCCAAACCTCTGGCGCCCTTTGCTCTGTTCTTTCGGGACACCGTGACGGCCATCAAGCAGCAGAATCCGTCCTGCTCGTTGGAGCAAATGCAAGTGATAGTGCAAACCATGTGGGAGTCCCTGGACGAGACGCAGAAGAACGTCTATGCCCTACGGCACGAGCAGGAGAAGCGCGAGTATGTCCGTCTGATGAGGGGCTATCGCCACCAGCTGTCCGAGTCGGAGGCCGCGTCGGAGTCAGAGGCCCCACCACCAGTAGCTCCCAATCAGCCAGCCCCTCTAGTCACAACCAAATTGGGGTCTGTCGAGGATCTGCAACAGTCGGTGGATGCCCAGCAGGAGCCGCCGCCCGATCAGATACAGCTCCTCACCGAAGCGGCTAGGGTGCAGAAGTGCACCCGGGAACAGTGCAATAAGCCGGCCATCATAAATCCGGACTGGGAGGACGAGTACTGCAGCAACGAGTGCGTCGTCATCCACTGCCGGAATGTGTTCAACCACTGGGTAATATCCATGAACTCATAG
- the LOC6610350 gene encoding TOX high mobility group box family member 4 isoform X2, with product MKKFLSRRMLSLDQSMLNDDDEENCDTYASGGGQNLLVQPEQQQQNQAMAQAPSKPLAPFALFFRDTVTAIKQQNPSCSLEQMQVIVQTMWESLDETQKNVYALRHEQEKREYVRLMRGYRHQLSESEAASESEAPPPVAPNQPAPLVTTKLGSVEDLQQSVDAQQEPPPDQIQLLTEAARVQKCTREQCNKPAIINPDWEDEYCSNECVVIHCRNVFNHWVISMNS from the exons ATGAAGAAGTTTCTA TCGCGGAGAATGCTTAGCCTGGATCAATCCATGTTGAACGACGATGACGAGGAGAATTGCGACACATATGCCAGCGGCGGCGGTCAGAACTTGCTGGTTCagccggagcagcagcagcagaaccaGGCCATGGCGCAGGCACCTTCCAAACCTCTGGCGCCCTTTGCTCTGTTCTTTCGGGACACCGTGACGGCCATCAAGCAGCAGAATCCGTCCTGCTCGTTGGAGCAAATGCAAGTGATAGTGCAAACCATGTGGGAGTCCCTGGACGAGACGCAGAAGAACGTCTATGCCCTACGGCACGAGCAGGAGAAGCGCGAGTATGTCCGTCTGATGAGGGGCTATCGCCACCAGCTGTCCGAGTCGGAGGCCGCGTCGGAGTCAGAGGCCCCACCACCAGTAGCTCCCAATCAGCCAGCCCCTCTAGTCACAACCAAATTGGGGTCTGTCGAGGATCTGCAACAGTCGGTGGATGCCCAGCAGGAGCCGCCGCCCGATCAGATACAGCTCCTCACCGAAGCGGCTAGGGTGCAGAAGTGCACCCGGGAACAGTGCAATAAGCCGGCCATCATAAATCCGGACTGGGAGGACGAGTACTGCAGCAACGAGTGCGTCGTCATCCACTGCCGGAATGTGTTCAACCACTGGGTAATATCCATGAACTCATAG